In a single window of the Papaver somniferum cultivar HN1 chromosome 8, ASM357369v1, whole genome shotgun sequence genome:
- the LOC113304682 gene encoding uncharacterized protein LOC113304682 isoform X1 yields the protein MKHTGSIFEDYLLIMGMFFMILSLGLVPKEDQSEFILNKTPITDVNVSSCWSTKERRAQTLGIKKLRRIKISNPVCESRRWYDLLCKRRPVPHKECIAMASELPVHTKT from the exons ATGAAACACACAGGTTCCATTTTTGAGGATTATTTGTTAATCATGGGGATGTTCTTCATGATTTTGAGTTTGGGCTTAGTTCCCAAGGAAGATCAGTCAGAatttattttgaataaaactccAATTACTG ATGTAAATGTGTCCTCATGTTGGAGCACCAAAGAAAGACGGGCTCAAACCCTAGGAATAAAAAAACTCAGAAGAATTAAAATATCAAACCCCGTCTGTGAATCAAGGAGATG GTATGACCTACTCTGTAAAAGAAGACCAGTGCCTCACAAAGAGTGTATAGCCATGGCTTCTGAG CTTCCAGTTCATACAAAAACATAG
- the LOC113304682 gene encoding uncharacterized protein LOC113304682 isoform X2 yields the protein MKHTGSIFEDYLLIMGMFFMILSLGLVPKEDQSEFILNKTPITDVNVSSCWSTKERRAQTLGIKKLRRIKISNPVCESRRWYDLLCKRRPVPHKECIAMASEIFHS from the exons ATGAAACACACAGGTTCCATTTTTGAGGATTATTTGTTAATCATGGGGATGTTCTTCATGATTTTGAGTTTGGGCTTAGTTCCCAAGGAAGATCAGTCAGAatttattttgaataaaactccAATTACTG ATGTAAATGTGTCCTCATGTTGGAGCACCAAAGAAAGACGGGCTCAAACCCTAGGAATAAAAAAACTCAGAAGAATTAAAATATCAAACCCCGTCTGTGAATCAAGGAGATG GTATGACCTACTCTGTAAAAGAAGACCAGTGCCTCACAAAGAGTGTATAGCCATGGCTTCTGAG ATATTTCACTCATGA